One Peribacillus simplex NBRC 15720 = DSM 1321 genomic region harbors:
- the ccsB gene encoding c-type cytochrome biogenesis protein CcsB produces the protein MAELSSNFLYAAFLLYLIATFLFGGSIKDKRGEEEKKQNRWAKLGIFITILGFAAQIGYFITRWIAAGHAPVSNLFEFTTFFGMMLVGAFILIYFLYKTPALGLFALPIALLIIAYASMFPTEISPLIPALQSDWLHIHVTTAAAGQSILAISFVTAIIYLIKFVDQTQSSKRTFWLEVIMFILVCTIGFVISTSSFAAMDYKSNFDWVDKHGAEVKQEFNLPALVGPNEGKLIETDRFEPLLDMPALINAKKLNTVLWSVGMGLVLYGLIRLIARKRVAALIKPIVKNVNLNLLDEISYRSVLIGFPIFTLGALIFAMIWAQVAWTRFWGWDPKEVWALVTWLFYAAFLHLRMSKGWQGEKSAWLAVIGFAIIMFNLIFVNLVIAGLHSYA, from the coding sequence ATGGCTGAATTAAGCAGTAACTTTTTATATGCAGCTTTCTTATTATATCTGATCGCTACCTTTTTATTTGGGGGATCGATCAAGGATAAACGCGGAGAGGAGGAAAAGAAACAAAACAGATGGGCTAAACTGGGCATTTTCATCACCATTCTCGGTTTCGCGGCGCAAATTGGGTATTTCATCACTAGATGGATTGCTGCCGGCCATGCCCCGGTAAGTAACCTGTTTGAATTTACGACCTTTTTCGGAATGATGCTGGTCGGTGCTTTCATATTAATTTATTTTCTTTATAAAACACCTGCCCTTGGGCTATTCGCTTTACCGATTGCGTTATTGATAATCGCATATGCAAGTATGTTCCCTACAGAAATTTCGCCACTCATTCCTGCTTTGCAGAGTGATTGGCTTCATATTCATGTAACGACTGCAGCGGCAGGACAGTCGATCCTTGCCATAAGTTTCGTTACTGCCATCATTTATTTAATCAAATTCGTCGATCAGACACAATCAAGCAAAAGAACGTTCTGGCTTGAAGTCATCATGTTCATATTAGTCTGCACCATCGGTTTCGTCATCAGCACTTCTTCTTTTGCTGCCATGGATTATAAGTCGAATTTTGATTGGGTCGATAAACATGGTGCCGAGGTCAAACAGGAATTCAACCTACCGGCATTGGTAGGACCCAATGAAGGGAAACTTATCGAGACGGATCGATTTGAACCACTGTTGGACATGCCTGCACTGATCAATGCTAAGAAACTGAATACTGTACTTTGGTCAGTCGGTATGGGACTCGTCCTGTATGGTTTAATAAGGTTGATTGCTCGCAAAAGAGTGGCAGCATTGATTAAACCGATCGTTAAAAATGTGAATTTGAATTTATTGGACGAGATTAGTTATCGTTCTGTCCTTATCGGTTTTCCGATCTTTACACTCGGTGCCCTCATTTTTGCAATGATCTGGGCTCAAGTGGCCTGGACACGATTCTGGGGCTGGGATCCGAAAGAGGTCTGGGCACTGGTTACTTGGTTGTTTTATGCGGCTTTCTTGCATCTGCGCATGTCAAAGGGGTGGCAAGGGGAAAAATCAGCTTGGCTTGCCGTCATCGGTTTTGCCATCATAATGTTTAACCTGATATTCGTTAATCTTGTAATTGCTGGTTTGCATTCATATGCTTGA
- a CDS encoding response regulator, which produces MYNAIKILVVDDEERIRRLLKMYLEREEYIIDEAENGDMALTKALENDYDLILLDIMMPGKDGIEVCRELREKKTTPIIMLTAKGEEVNRVQGFEVGTDDYIVKPFSPREVVLRVKALLRRSSSTSYMQTETTAKDVIVFSHLTIDNDAHRVLADDKEVSLTPKEYELLYFLAKSPDKVYDREQLLKEVWHYEFFGDLRTVDTHVKRLREKLNRISENAAKMIVTVWGVGYKFEVIND; this is translated from the coding sequence ATGTATAATGCTATTAAAATTCTCGTGGTGGATGATGAGGAAAGAATCCGCCGGCTGCTAAAGATGTATTTGGAAAGGGAAGAATACATAATCGATGAAGCTGAAAATGGAGATATGGCTTTAACGAAAGCCCTTGAAAATGATTATGATTTAATTTTATTGGATATTATGATGCCTGGTAAAGATGGAATCGAAGTTTGCCGTGAATTAAGGGAAAAGAAAACGACACCGATTATCATGCTGACTGCTAAAGGGGAAGAAGTGAACCGCGTACAAGGGTTCGAAGTGGGGACCGATGATTATATCGTGAAGCCGTTCAGTCCTCGTGAAGTCGTGTTAAGGGTCAAAGCTTTATTACGTCGCTCTTCAAGCACAAGTTATATGCAGACGGAAACGACGGCAAAAGATGTGATCGTCTTCTCGCATCTAACCATAGATAATGATGCACACCGTGTACTTGCTGATGACAAAGAGGTTTCATTAACACCAAAAGAATATGAATTATTATACTTCTTGGCGAAATCCCCAGATAAGGTTTACGATCGGGAGCAATTGTTAAAAGAAGTCTGGCACTATGAATTCTTTGGAGATCTTCGAACTGTAGACACGCATGTTAAACGCTTACGTGAAAAATTAAACCGCATATCCGAAAACGCAGCCAAGATGATTGTCACCGTTTGGGGTGTAGGTTACAAGTTCGAAGTCATTAATGACTGA
- a CDS encoding ATP-binding protein, which produces MMLWGSVVGKLWATILLLVSFVLIVLTVLLVEFFENFQIENIENDLTKTAEQIIKVTNEHQGSSNEVLQIASELIGNETKMIILNDDKMVFSSIGGDNEFEITPESIKNDSELLKVFTERKTVKKEMALSDDAGNEELSAIVVGIPLELNGEQDEVFLFQSLESMEETTKSTTQFILLAAGIAIILTTIFAFFLSTRINAPLVKMREAALAIARGKFDTKVPILTQDEIGELAIAFNQMRKQLKFNMNALSQEKEHLSSILSSMADGVITFNKDGTILETNPPAERFLQSWYFEKGFNREDDVNVPLVLMNLFDESESFDKEQVGEITLQGRDWGFIVSPLYTNADNIRGAVAIIRDMSDERRMDKLRTDFIANVSHELRTPISMLQGYSEAIVDDIASSEEEKVEMARIIYDESLRMGRLVNDLLDLAKLESGKMTLSYECVPISPYLKRITSKFSGLAKEKGITISASLQDNQIEWHFDPDRIEQVLTNLIDNAIRHTPPGGNIDVIQRTSDRRGLIIDVRDSGSGIPEEDLPFVFERFYKADKARTRGRSGTGLGLAIVKNIINAHDGYISVNSLPNKGTTFSFILPRIMENAE; this is translated from the coding sequence CTGATGCTATGGGGCAGTGTTGTAGGGAAGCTATGGGCAACGATCCTGTTGCTCGTGTCGTTTGTATTAATCGTTTTAACAGTTCTGCTGGTCGAATTCTTTGAGAATTTCCAAATTGAAAATATTGAAAATGATTTAACCAAAACGGCTGAACAAATCATTAAGGTAACCAATGAACATCAGGGATCCAGCAACGAGGTTTTACAAATAGCTTCGGAATTAATAGGCAACGAAACGAAAATGATCATTCTTAATGATGACAAAATGGTATTCTCGTCCATCGGAGGAGATAATGAGTTTGAAATCACGCCGGAATCCATTAAAAATGATTCTGAATTGCTCAAGGTTTTTACGGAAAGAAAGACTGTAAAAAAAGAAATGGCATTATCCGATGATGCAGGTAACGAGGAATTATCCGCAATCGTTGTAGGCATTCCACTTGAATTGAACGGGGAACAAGATGAAGTTTTCCTATTTCAATCGTTGGAGTCCATGGAAGAAACCACAAAATCCACTACACAGTTCATTTTATTGGCAGCGGGCATCGCCATTATTTTGACAACGATTTTTGCTTTCTTTTTATCTACAAGAATCAATGCCCCATTGGTGAAGATGAGGGAAGCAGCGCTAGCGATTGCCCGGGGGAAATTTGATACGAAGGTCCCGATTCTGACTCAAGATGAGATCGGTGAGTTGGCCATAGCGTTTAATCAGATGAGGAAGCAACTGAAATTCAATATGAATGCACTTAGTCAGGAAAAGGAACATCTCTCAAGCATCCTTAGCAGTATGGCTGATGGGGTCATTACCTTCAATAAAGATGGCACAATTCTGGAAACGAATCCGCCAGCGGAAAGGTTTCTGCAATCTTGGTACTTTGAAAAGGGCTTTAACCGGGAAGATGACGTGAATGTCCCCTTGGTTTTGATGAATCTATTTGATGAATCAGAGTCCTTCGATAAGGAGCAAGTCGGTGAAATCACCTTGCAGGGCCGTGATTGGGGATTTATTGTCAGTCCGCTATATACAAATGCCGACAATATTCGCGGAGCGGTGGCCATCATACGGGATATGAGTGATGAAAGGCGTATGGACAAACTTAGGACGGATTTCATAGCGAATGTCTCCCATGAGTTAAGAACGCCAATTTCAATGTTGCAAGGTTATAGTGAAGCGATCGTGGATGACATTGCGAGCAGTGAAGAGGAAAAGGTGGAAATGGCCCGCATCATCTATGATGAGTCTTTGAGAATGGGTCGTTTAGTCAATGATCTTCTCGATCTAGCTAAATTGGAATCGGGTAAAATGACCCTTAGCTATGAATGTGTACCTATTTCGCCTTATTTAAAGAGGATTACAAGTAAGTTTTCCGGACTAGCCAAAGAAAAAGGGATTACAATATCAGCCAGTCTGCAAGACAATCAAATCGAATGGCATTTCGATCCCGACCGTATTGAACAGGTTTTGACCAATTTAATTGATAATGCAATCCGTCATACTCCTCCAGGCGGTAACATTGATGTCATTCAGAGGACAAGTGATCGAAGGGGTCTGATCATTGATGTGAGGGATTCTGGATCTGGAATTCCCGAAGAAGATTTACCTTTTGTATTCGAGAGGTTTTATAAAGCGGATAAAGCAAGGACCCGCGGCCGTTCGGGTACCGGATTGGGTTTGGCAATCGTAAAAAATATAATCAATGCCCATGATGGCTACATTTCGGTAAACAGTTTACCTAATAAAGGGACGACGTTCAGTTTTATTCTGCCTCGAATTATGGAAAATGCTGAATGA
- the sigX gene encoding RNA polymerase sigma factor SigX — translation MDSVFHDLYEKYHQEIYQFIFYMTKNRETAEDLVQEVYIRVMKAYERFEGKSSEKTWMYSIARNVTIDYFRKQKGWKDKIFPNFDWDRQLIIDKEPIPEEVAIMNDEMQDIYQCLNRCTVDQRSVIILRYIQGLSITETAEVLNWSESKVKTTQHRALKAIKKLMEELSGKEDHRIEKNPLERK, via the coding sequence ATGGATTCCGTTTTCCACGATCTTTATGAAAAATATCATCAGGAAATTTATCAATTCATTTTTTATATGACTAAAAATCGAGAAACGGCTGAGGACCTTGTTCAGGAGGTTTATATCCGGGTAATGAAGGCCTATGAACGCTTCGAAGGAAAAAGCAGTGAAAAAACGTGGATGTATTCGATTGCAAGAAATGTGACGATAGATTACTTTCGGAAACAAAAAGGGTGGAAAGACAAAATCTTTCCTAACTTTGATTGGGATAGGCAATTGATAATAGATAAAGAGCCCATTCCCGAAGAAGTGGCTATCATGAACGATGAAATGCAAGATATTTATCAATGCTTAAACCGGTGTACCGTCGATCAAAGATCCGTCATCATTTTACGATATATTCAGGGATTGTCCATTACGGAAACTGCTGAAGTATTGAATTGGAGTGAAAGTAAGGTAAAAACGACCCAGCACCGTGCTTTGAAGGCAATCAAAAAGTTGATGGAAGAATTATCAGGAAAGGAGGACCACCGCATTGAGAAGAACCCGTTGGAAAGAAAATGA
- a CDS encoding GerMN domain-containing protein, with protein sequence MRRTRWKENEIEDMLRELPKLKDDRTKAEVFARIHEKKRKKHWIPLIAGVASLFLMVVLASSIIIDKKGTTSQEGSGSSGKLSISENKEMADLEQQDASNKENPSEDKQYNQEFSSKQAEIESKDKVSEMEPRKRGKEKTFAQAIYQDDLKNASIITMGVPDDQMNFIVPISIKLKHYDESDTLNQLVNQMSEIDEEQYGLSDYFPLDIKVSQGNDMTTANIDFQEKSQLLDEDTLFLHSMEETLSYTNIEKMTFSTGGKQGAMFAHAGYLKEEDIPHQKNRTYLLYQRDKTSPRFLVPSNMGYQDFEEALQAGKGEADIEGISPAIPHDLKWERISSDGDLVIIQLSDQAAIENNEESLQALEAILFIAKDFGFEKVKFENAPIEEVGQLNLTEDILVPKAPNQVN encoded by the coding sequence TTGAGAAGAACCCGTTGGAAAGAAAATGAAATTGAAGACATGCTACGCGAGCTTCCGAAATTAAAAGATGACCGAACCAAGGCAGAGGTGTTTGCGAGAATACATGAAAAGAAGAGAAAGAAACACTGGATACCACTAATTGCGGGTGTTGCCTCCTTATTCTTAATGGTTGTTTTGGCATCTTCGATAATTATTGATAAAAAAGGAACGACAAGTCAAGAGGGCAGCGGCAGTAGTGGGAAATTATCCATATCTGAAAATAAGGAAATGGCAGATCTTGAACAGCAGGATGCAAGTAACAAAGAAAATCCTTCAGAAGATAAACAGTATAATCAAGAGTTTTCGAGTAAGCAAGCGGAAATCGAATCTAAAGACAAGGTTTCAGAAATGGAACCTCGAAAAAGGGGAAAGGAAAAAACATTTGCACAAGCAATCTATCAAGATGACCTTAAAAATGCATCGATCATTACGATGGGTGTCCCAGATGATCAAATGAATTTCATCGTTCCCATTTCAATTAAACTCAAACATTATGACGAAAGTGATACGCTGAATCAGTTAGTTAATCAAATGTCCGAAATCGATGAAGAGCAATATGGGCTATCTGATTATTTTCCACTTGATATAAAGGTTAGCCAAGGAAACGATATGACCACTGCTAATATTGATTTTCAAGAAAAAAGCCAATTATTGGACGAAGATACCCTTTTTCTCCATTCGATGGAGGAAACGCTTTCCTATACCAATATAGAGAAAATGACATTTTCTACAGGTGGTAAGCAAGGTGCCATGTTTGCGCATGCGGGATATTTAAAGGAGGAGGATATACCTCATCAAAAAAATCGCACATACCTTCTATACCAAAGGGATAAGACCTCCCCAAGGTTCCTTGTTCCAAGCAATATGGGTTATCAGGACTTTGAGGAGGCGCTGCAAGCTGGAAAAGGGGAGGCGGACATCGAGGGGATTTCACCTGCAATCCCGCATGACCTGAAATGGGAAAGGATAAGCTCTGATGGAGATCTTGTGATCATTCAATTATCAGATCAAGCTGCCATTGAAAATAATGAGGAATCCCTTCAAGCTTTAGAAGCCATACTCTTCATAGCTAAGGATTTTGGTTTTGAAAAAGTGAAGTTTGAAAATGCTCCTATTGAAGAGGTAGGCCAGCTGAATTTAACTGAAGATATATTGGTGCCCAAAGCACCGAACCAAGTGAATTGA
- the serA gene encoding phosphoglycerate dehydrogenase: protein MYRILVADAIKPEGLGPLSEASNIHLIQKTVEEAANELDQIDAILVRSATKVSEDLMNRMPQLKIIARAGVGVDNIDIPAATKRGIVVVNAPDGNTISTAEHTFAMMASLMRHIPQAYASLKNGEWKRSSYTGTELRGKTLGIVGFGRIGGEIAKRAKVFGMDVIVYDPFLTVDRAKKMSVMALPLDELLPKADIITVHTPLTNETRGLINKEKLLTCKKGVYVLNCARGGILDEDDLYEMLVEGHVAGAALDVFVEEPPIGHKLLELDSVIATPHLGASTKEAQLNVAVQVAQEVLTYFEGNPVSSSINLPAISKEVFEKVQPFYQLVQQMGSIASQCMNEGIQEISVTYAGESLDFDTAILTKSLISGFFRSRVDASVNEVNALLIAKERGITVGEKISADSLGYSNLISLKVKGDNRELTISGTYIENYGSRIVSLNGFKIDFHPESNLLYIQHTDKPGVIGNVGKVLGDHGVNIATMQVGRKEAGGEAIMVLSFDLPLEDNMKQFLMETEEITFMARISL, encoded by the coding sequence GTGTATCGGATTTTAGTAGCAGACGCCATTAAACCAGAAGGACTCGGACCGCTATCAGAGGCATCCAATATTCATCTCATTCAGAAGACCGTAGAGGAAGCTGCAAACGAACTTGATCAGATCGATGCAATTCTTGTGAGAAGTGCAACGAAGGTTTCGGAAGATTTAATGAACCGTATGCCGCAGTTAAAAATTATAGCACGCGCCGGTGTCGGTGTTGATAACATAGACATCCCCGCGGCTACAAAACGCGGGATTGTCGTGGTTAATGCACCTGACGGCAATACTATTTCAACAGCTGAACATACATTCGCCATGATGGCTTCATTAATGCGCCACATTCCGCAAGCTTATGCTTCACTGAAGAATGGGGAGTGGAAACGTTCTTCATATACGGGAACTGAACTTCGTGGTAAAACATTAGGTATAGTTGGCTTTGGACGTATCGGAGGGGAAATTGCCAAACGTGCTAAAGTGTTTGGCATGGATGTCATTGTCTATGATCCGTTCCTGACTGTCGATCGTGCAAAGAAAATGTCCGTAATGGCCCTGCCATTAGATGAATTGCTTCCTAAAGCAGACATCATTACTGTTCATACACCACTAACGAATGAAACTAGAGGATTAATCAATAAAGAAAAACTGCTTACCTGTAAAAAAGGGGTTTATGTACTGAACTGCGCCCGTGGTGGAATTCTAGACGAAGATGATTTATATGAAATGTTAGTTGAAGGACATGTTGCAGGGGCTGCACTGGACGTTTTCGTCGAAGAACCTCCAATTGGCCATAAACTCCTTGAACTGGATAGCGTCATTGCTACACCGCATCTAGGTGCTTCCACAAAAGAAGCCCAATTAAATGTTGCCGTACAGGTTGCCCAAGAAGTATTGACCTATTTCGAAGGAAATCCAGTCTCAAGTTCAATCAACCTTCCAGCCATATCTAAAGAAGTGTTTGAAAAGGTACAGCCATTCTATCAACTTGTTCAGCAAATGGGATCCATTGCTTCTCAGTGCATGAATGAAGGGATTCAGGAAATCTCCGTTACGTATGCAGGGGAATCATTGGATTTCGATACAGCAATTCTTACAAAAAGTCTAATCTCTGGCTTTTTCAGATCAAGAGTTGATGCATCAGTCAATGAAGTGAATGCCTTGTTGATCGCAAAAGAGCGTGGCATAACCGTTGGTGAAAAAATCTCTGCGGACTCTTTAGGTTACTCGAATTTGATCAGCCTTAAAGTAAAAGGTGATAACCGTGAATTAACAATCAGTGGGACCTATATCGAAAATTACGGTTCTCGGATTGTAAGTTTGAATGGTTTCAAAATCGACTTTCATCCAGAATCGAATTTACTTTATATCCAGCATACCGATAAACCTGGTGTAATCGGTAACGTAGGTAAGGTCTTAGGTGATCACGGAGTGAATATCGCCACCATGCAGGTTGGCCGAAAAGAAGCTGGCGGGGAAGCCATCATGGTTTTGAGCTTTGATTTACCATTAGAAGACAACATGAAACAATTTTTAATGGAAACAGAAGAAATTACATTCATGGCCCGTATTTCATTATAA
- a CDS encoding ECF transporter S component: MKKNKVKKTVTLAMMGSISYLLMLLNFPFPGFPPFLNVDFSDIPALMAALIFGPMAGILVEFIKNLLDLVMTGTLTAVPVGHIANFIAGILFVLPTYYVFQKINSKKGMTFALLAGTVSMAVFMSVLNYFVFLPAYTFFMGWDAMSAPESRKFVTTAILPFNVIKGVLITSVFMLLFIKLQTWINKQTLYKNA, translated from the coding sequence ATGAAAAAGAACAAAGTGAAAAAAACGGTCACACTTGCCATGATGGGAAGCATTTCTTATTTATTGATGCTTTTAAATTTCCCGTTTCCAGGATTCCCGCCTTTTCTCAATGTTGATTTTAGCGACATACCAGCACTGATGGCGGCATTGATTTTCGGTCCGATGGCTGGAATTCTAGTCGAGTTCATTAAAAACCTATTGGATTTAGTCATGACAGGGACCTTGACTGCTGTACCTGTGGGGCATATCGCTAACTTTATAGCCGGAATACTGTTCGTCTTGCCAACTTATTATGTTTTTCAGAAAATCAATTCAAAAAAAGGGATGACGTTCGCTTTACTTGCGGGGACAGTTTCCATGGCAGTATTCATGAGTGTTTTAAACTATTTTGTCTTTTTACCGGCTTATACATTCTTTATGGGATGGGATGCAATGTCGGCACCCGAGTCAAGAAAGTTCGTTACTACGGCAATCTTGCCTTTTAACGTGATAAAAGGCGTGCTCATCACATCTGTATTCATGTTGCTGTTCATTAAATTACAGACATGGATCAATAAGCAAACATTATATAAAAATGCTTAA
- a CDS encoding ferredoxin — protein MAKFTIVDKETCIACGACGAAAPDIYDYDDEGIAFVTLDDNEGIVEIPDVLIDDMMDAFEGCPTDSIKVADEAFDGDALKFE, from the coding sequence ATGGCTAAATTTACTATTGTGGATAAAGAAACATGCATAGCTTGTGGAGCTTGCGGAGCAGCGGCACCAGATATATATGATTACGATGACGAAGGGATTGCATTTGTTACCCTTGACGATAACGAGGGAATCGTTGAAATTCCAGATGTACTAATAGATGACATGATGGATGCATTTGAAGGATGCCCAACGGATTCTATTAAAGTTGCTGACGAGGCATTTGACGGAGATGCACTAAAGTTCGAATAG
- a CDS encoding helix-turn-helix domain-containing protein: MNNYLQAIILYAIKKFQGERSIYAIYHMLQGKKSSQTIQDAHLFGLTDIFGTIPRFTRQQLNQNIEHLLKHDLINLTDKSDAYEISLQGEGMLVDYFKNNPFPTYINGWKYHNITPVFWGRLNLLIQTISHIVHNERRFYPIQRNPKIQFFVKEFLHANRQDRALIAQHLYDELISLLESQSDMKRDIFILKLTGINRIGLTFEQIAKRKDVEEEYVRFTFLDSLHQMLAEMESGKDYPLLSTLTNDWKRSGNPHLTQSTQTTLRYIQEGKNLGEIAEIRRLKVNTIEDHLVEIVLSDKSFPISDYVSIEDEREIDEAIKELGTKKLKAIKQMVDNKQISFFQIRLVLAKIGDG, from the coding sequence ATGAATAATTATCTACAGGCCATCATTCTATATGCAATAAAAAAATTTCAAGGCGAGCGTTCCATTTATGCTATATACCATATGCTGCAGGGGAAGAAATCGTCACAAACAATCCAGGATGCCCATTTATTCGGGTTAACGGATATATTTGGGACAATACCTCGATTTACCCGTCAGCAATTAAATCAAAACATTGAACATTTACTTAAGCATGACTTGATTAATTTAACGGATAAATCAGATGCATATGAAATTAGTTTGCAAGGTGAGGGAATGTTAGTCGATTACTTTAAAAATAATCCATTTCCGACGTATATAAATGGTTGGAAGTATCACAATATCACCCCGGTTTTCTGGGGAAGGTTAAACTTACTCATTCAAACCATATCCCATATTGTCCACAATGAAAGACGTTTTTATCCGATACAACGAAATCCCAAAATCCAATTCTTCGTTAAGGAATTTTTACATGCCAATCGTCAGGATCGAGCCTTGATTGCCCAACATCTATATGATGAACTGATATCCCTTTTAGAAAGTCAAAGTGATATGAAACGAGACATTTTCATTTTGAAATTAACTGGGATAAACAGGATTGGACTTACGTTTGAACAGATTGCAAAAAGGAAGGATGTAGAAGAAGAGTATGTTCGCTTTACATTCCTTGACTCATTGCATCAAATGCTTGCAGAAATGGAATCGGGAAAGGATTACCCTCTCTTGTCCACATTAACCAATGATTGGAAAAGAAGTGGGAATCCTCATTTGACACAATCTACACAGACTACTTTACGATACATCCAGGAAGGGAAAAATTTGGGCGAAATAGCCGAAATCCGTAGATTGAAAGTCAACACCATCGAAGATCACCTCGTAGAAATTGTTTTATCTGACAAGAGTTTTCCGATTTCAGATTATGTGTCTATCGAGGATGAGAGGGAAATTGATGAAGCTATTAAGGAACTTGGAACGAAAAAGCTTAAAGCAATCAAGCAGATGGTCGATAATAAACAGATAAGCTTTTTCCAAATAAGACTTGTACTTGCGAAAATAGGTGATGGATGA
- a CDS encoding RecQ family ATP-dependent DNA helicase translates to MNIERVLKEKFGFDEFRPGQKEVVESLMSGRHTLAMLPTGSGKSLCYQLPAYLLNKTVLIVSPLLSLMQDQADQLKMSGEKSVLTLNSFLTLNQKRKAFDRLHSYRFIFLSPEMLSLDGVIKSLKSIEIGLFVIDEAHCISQWGYDFRPDYLNLGEVRRELNNPLTLALTATATDEVRRDIVGKLNIGQVKETVSSVDRENIAIIVERMFSYDEKLARVLELVRKFTGSGIIYFSSKKVAESVTGFLQENGIDSVNYYHGGMEQEQRMLIQQQFISGQLKIICATSAFGMGVNKSDVRYVIHFHLPSTMEAYLQEIGRAGRDRKQSVAVLLYGEGDEGLPLHLMEQQLPTDSQIDGVCSFLNASQKILVNLTLSEQEQLSQSFSLNEIQLRFFTQFITGNNLHQVAEMKEYCQERKSRNQEKLHKFLHWIYAQECRRLGILDYFGEKHREVNPICCDICGMDAEKMADVWPEVKVDPVNSFTTWKKELAYILLKKENGNEK, encoded by the coding sequence ATGAATATAGAACGAGTCCTCAAAGAAAAATTCGGATTTGATGAATTCCGTCCTGGACAAAAGGAAGTGGTTGAATCATTGATGTCCGGCCGTCATACTTTAGCGATGCTACCGACCGGATCAGGTAAATCATTATGTTACCAGCTGCCGGCTTATCTTTTAAATAAGACTGTCCTAATTGTCTCCCCGTTATTATCATTAATGCAGGATCAGGCAGATCAGCTGAAGATGAGTGGCGAAAAAAGTGTATTGACGCTCAACTCTTTTTTGACGCTAAATCAAAAAAGGAAAGCTTTCGACCGGTTACATAGTTATCGTTTTATCTTTTTATCTCCTGAAATGCTTAGCCTGGATGGAGTGATAAAATCATTGAAATCCATAGAAATAGGTTTGTTCGTCATAGATGAAGCACACTGCATCTCACAATGGGGATATGATTTCCGTCCGGATTATTTGAATTTAGGAGAAGTGAGGCGTGAATTGAACAATCCGTTGACTCTTGCCCTGACAGCAACTGCAACCGATGAGGTCCGGAGGGACATCGTTGGTAAACTCAACATTGGGCAGGTCAAGGAAACAGTTTCATCTGTTGATCGGGAAAATATTGCAATTATTGTCGAGCGAATGTTCAGCTACGATGAGAAGCTAGCCCGTGTGCTGGAGCTTGTCAGGAAATTTACCGGAAGTGGGATTATTTATTTTTCCTCTAAAAAAGTGGCGGAATCGGTCACTGGGTTTTTACAGGAAAACGGGATCGATAGTGTCAATTATTATCACGGTGGAATGGAACAGGAACAAAGGATGCTCATTCAGCAGCAATTCATTTCCGGCCAGTTAAAAATTATATGTGCAACAAGTGCTTTTGGAATGGGTGTGAATAAATCCGATGTCAGATATGTTATACATTTTCATCTCCCATCGACAATGGAAGCATATCTTCAGGAAATAGGCAGGGCGGGACGGGATAGGAAGCAAAGTGTGGCTGTCTTATTATATGGCGAAGGGGATGAAGGGCTTCCCCTTCATTTGATGGAGCAACAGTTGCCTACGGATTCGCAAATCGATGGTGTATGTTCTTTCCTAAATGCATCACAAAAAATCCTGGTGAATTTGACCCTCTCAGAACAAGAACAGCTCTCTCAATCCTTTTCTTTGAACGAAATCCAGCTGCGTTTTTTTACCCAGTTTATTACGGGCAATAACTTACATCAAGTGGCAGAGATGAAAGAGTATTGTCAAGAGAGGAAATCAAGGAATCAAGAAAAGCTGCATAAATTCCTTCACTGGATATATGCACAGGAATGTCGCCGTTTAGGGATACTGGACTACTTTGGAGAAAAGCATCGGGAAGTAAACCCCATCTGCTGTGATATCTGTGGGATGGATGCCGAAAAAATGGCTGATGTATGGCCGGAAGTCAAGGTGGATCCGGTCAATTCCTTTACCACGTGGAAAAAGGAATTGGCTTATATCTTATTAAAAAAGGAAAATGGCAATGAAAAATAA